The region TGTGATTGAAGTGAATAGGGTGAGTTCGAAGGCTGCAAAGAGACTCAAGGCGTGCCTTTGACGAGTGGAAATGATAGTGTCGTTGAGGAGCTCTGAACCTACATACTTTATTTGTGGTGTTGCTGGTCATTGTGATTTGGGTCAAAAACTCACTATTACTGTTTCTTAATTTACACGATATGTAACTGTGATTTTTTTGACATTGAGCATAATAATATATgattttctatttaaaaaaaaatggtcGGGCTACCAATTCTTTGATGTCATTGTCGAATCCAATGGTGCTTTTTCAGCAATGACAATAGTCATGGAGGGACCTGTAGTGGAGGACTTCCTAAACTAAAGTGATAACTTAACACTGACTTAACTTACTAGGTCAAATCAGagaacacaaacaaacaaaaaaatcaataCATACTTacagtaaaacaaaaaaaatagaaacatAAGTAAGATAGTTGAGAACCACATTTTACAGTTATGTCATGTCTCATGTATTCTTAACAGATACGTGAATAGAAGAGCCAATTATAGTGATAGCTGAAGGTGTACTGTTGAGCTCCTTTTCCAACCTCAATCTAATAATCAGTGGAGCAATTTTCCCCATACCAACATTTTCTATAGCAACataatttaaaacaaaataaaattaataatttgagtaaattagtaaaaatataaacaatgaagcaaatctttcttttctttttccatttTCTTTCTCTTCACCAATTCTTTTGCATCCCTCTAATTTTTATCATCGAGCAATTTTACTAGAATTGCATCAATTGCAGAATATAAAAAGCAAAATACAAAAGACACATGACATTATATGACTAATAAAATTTAAAGAAGTACACATATATACTAAAATGATCAAGTCCCATCATTTTTTATGACTTTGCAGTAAAAAATAAGCAGCTGAATTCAACTGGGGGTAAGAAAGTCTGAACTTGGTAGATTAATTAGAgaccaaaataaaacaaaactataGCTAGTGTTTTTTGTAAGTTAAGATTACTACAAAGATGATGTTAGACAATGAAGCACAGTATAATAATAATCTTGGTTAATTATAAAATATCGTTGAAGATATGTTTATAAACTCAAATTTGTTACTAAAAGGGAAGCATCAATTCAGATATTTCAGGGACGAGCAtcgaaagaaaaaagaaaaggttAAAAATACTATACTCCCCAAAATTTAGTTTGTAATCCAAAGTAAAATTATATATATGCGCCTTTATTCATTAGTTATCAGCAACGGCCGAGCTGGTGAAGGAACCTTTGTTTGGGGATCAATTCAAATGCTAAAAAGCTTGATGAAGTGCTATTTAATTAAAAGTGTTTTCTACCAGGAACAAATCACAAGTATATTCCCAAAATATAtgatattcaaatatatatatataaacaatgaaaatagaataaaaaaatatttggttACCTCACTGGACCGAGAAGCAGAGATGGACTGAGCTGAGCGATGACGATGGAGGAAGAGAGTCGTCGGATCTTCCCTGTTGAGAAACTCGATGGTGTACCGATCCACAGTCGTGCAAAAGTCGAGCTAGGTTTTTAACGAGCTTGCATTCCCAAGGATAACGGTAGAAAGAAATTGAAAGAAAGAAATTGAAACCCAAAACAACAACCAGGAAAGGCTTATGGATAGGTAGGGGATTGAAAGAAATTGAAGAAAAGATGAGCAGTTCTTTGTAGCAGATTCAGGAGATGCCCAGTTGAGTTAACGGGATGAGGTGAGAGAGATGGAAAGGGTTGAGCTCTTGTAAAGTTAGACCtgcaaaaataaaaggaaaataaaagttaGAAATAATCTCTTTCCCATAAATTAATTAGCGGGCTTTTAGTGTGTGTTTGTCGCTCATATTTTTAACTCAATTAAAATACTTTTTCATTAGTGTTGTATTCATGTATTTTATAATATCATTTCCTCTCAACAATGGCCTAGATAGATACCATGCAAGAATAAGCAACAAGTTTTGCTATTCTATTGATATGAATCATGATTTTTCAAATACCATTTAGCATAGGTTTATTATAGTATTCGTATAatctatatatacatacatatagatATATGGTATGTCATTAAAACTGTTTTTTTTAGTACCTTGGTGATGGTAAACCGCCATTTTGTGAGTGACCTTATGCAAAGTGATGCAGCAAAGGCAAGTCTTTTCAGCTGAGTAACATCATAGGCCCCTCCCAGCTTTGGATCAATCATTTTTTCAATGTCTCCTTGTTTCAATATTGGTTTGGCCTGTTCAATTCATAATTAACAATTATTAAATTCAGTTCAATTACAAGtgctaaaatatttttttatcaagaCTAAGCAAAGTCTAACACCAAGAGAAAACTCCAATATTAGACATTTACCAAAACAATACGGcaaattagtaatataataaatcaagtgGCAACTTTTTATTGTATAATCATAAGGAAAAAAAGGGACTTTCTTTCATTACCCAAGTGTGTAAGCTCTGGTGAGAACCATCTACTGACTTCCTGCTTGAAATGATTTCTAATAGAAAAACTCCAAAGGAAAACACATCTGTTTTCTCATCCACAATTCCATGCATATAGTACTCAGGAGCTAAGTGCTTGTATAAACAATGTTAACATTTCATTTAATCCTTTAATTGtaccaaaaaaaaaacttttaaaaaaatgcTAGATAAAGTGTTCTTATTTGGTACCCAAATGCCCCTTCTATAGGAGCAATTGAATGATGAGTTCATTGAGATGGAAGCCATTTTGCTAGTCCAAAATCAGATATTTGAAAAAACATAAAAGATACAACAAAATTAACATAAGGGTGggtatatatgataatgataatgaaattgataagaaagaagaagaagaagaagaatatgcaAAATTTACCAGTGGTTCAAACTCTGTAGTCAAAAGAATGTTGGATGACTTAATGTCTCTATGGATTATCCTTCTCTGACAGCCATTGTGCAAATAATGGAGGCCTCTGGCTGTACCAATGACTATGTTTTTGCAACAAGAAACTCATGTCTGATAAATAAGGAAATGCAGCTGTTCGTTAGATTCAATCATCATAAAGCTAAACCACAATCAAAGAGAGAAGAACGTTGAATGACATTCAAGATCTGATATCATTCAAAGATACCATGCAATTCTAGATTATGCTTAATAAAGACAAGTAGCATGGGTCTGTGTCGACAAGTAATCTTTCCTGAGTTCCATATGTTCACGTCGTATACCATCAACATTAAGGATGACAATTTCAAGCCTGTCTCTAGTGTATATATCTCTCTCAGTTGCAACAACAAAAACTGTTTTCACCAAATCAATTGCTTCTGCTTCAGAAAGTGGAGTGACATCATCCTGTCATTGCAAAGGATTTGTGGATCAGACAAAGGCAGAGTAAGGACCATATATGAATGGGTAATATAAAATTAAGGTCAAAGATTATACCTGAGCAGGCAATAGAAGAGGGCTAGAAGCCTTTAGACGCTTATCCAAAATAGGCATGATAAGTGTTGAACCAGAACCTTGAGAGCTATATCCAACCTTCTCGTAGGAACCAACATGCATCGTATGTGAAGACACAACCCTTGCCTATTGAAATCAATACCTAATTAGCATGCAGAAAGGTCATCAAACAAGCAACACTAGAATTTTATCAATTACCTTCATTATCGAGACCACCTAAAACATTGAATGAGTAGTAAGGAAGGAAATGTTTGTAGTAGAGAGCGTTTGACAACAATTGGGCCATAGCAAGGCAGCTCATTTGTTTGTTATGTTGATGTTGATAAATCTGATGAAATATGATATAAGTTATAAATAGATTAAAATGAAAAGGAAGGAAGCTACCTAGAGGGTCAATCAAATACCTCACACCCACTCATGAAAGTATTTTAAAGTGTGCAGACATCTTATAGTTTATTCAACATGGTATTACTACTTGAAACCTTACCAAATGTTTAGCATCCAATTGCTTCTATAAAGCTCTCACATCAGCTTGAAAACCAGATGAAGCCATCACGAATTTATCAGCTCTATGAGTTTAAGATAAATTACAAACATACAGAAGAGCAATTAAACCACAACATCAAGAATCTTAGGAGCCAATCTAAAAGCTTTTTTCATCTGTGAAAGAGTCCAATATAAAATCATCAAGCAACACAAAAAATGgaaaacattcattttattaatgctTATTGAAATAAGCAACTATTTTCTATAGGGCGATCAACAAACACACAcataaatacatatatacatatatcttgCTACCAAATTATCCAAATGAGGTTCCACTCAAAAAAGTGTAAAACGGAACCCAAAACTACAACTTTACGTTTACATAAACCAAATATTAAATGTTCAGTATATTGAGTCTACTGCCACAGTTCAAATACGAATTTGGCGACCACAAACGCACTACAACCCTTTTTCAAGGAAATAATTATAATCATTACCCAACATTCCAATAAGTTTAGTAAAGCATTTGTTCATCCTAAAACCTACGCTTCCAACTCAAAAAACTCTCCTAGGCAAAATCTTAGCAAGTAAATATTTATTAAGAGTGGGAGAGAAGTGTACAGTTTATATATTTTCGAGTAATCCCGAGTAAGAACATTATAACTGGTCAACATCCGAGCATCGGCGACGATCACACAGTAATCGGCTCCCGCGATTGCCACACAGGATCCGCCATTGTTGTCGTAGGGGGACCAGTTAGCGTGTTGCTTATTCATTGTGAAGGTGAAGGGCTAAGTCGGAGCAAGAGAAGGGCCTTAGGTTAGGGCTTGAAGAGGAGTGAAATTGGAGTATTGTAGTGTGAccctttcctttattattttttttttttttcagatcttgGCTTTGGTATTTGGCTATCTTTGGCTTCAAGGAAACGAAAATGGTCCCAATGGCTATGTTATACCTTGTTTTCCAATCCATAGGTGTCAAATTCTCACCTAAACACAAAAAAATTCCCATTAAAATCTCAAAAGACTGACAAAAATAAGAAAACCCAGAAAGATGAGAGAACCAAAAAAATTTGGTGTGTTAAGTTTTACCATGGAGAAGAGAAGCAACATAGCCTATGGAAGAGAATTGGAAAATGAGGTAAAGACCACTGTCAATACAACAGCCAAGGAGTGATAAAACGTTTCTACGGTGGACATGGCCAATGGATCCAATCTCAGTCAAAaactctttctcttttctctcaTCCAAAGCTGTTTTCGTGAGCCTTTCCACAGCTATTTCGTCTCCATTTCTCAAAACTCCTTTATATACCTCTACGTATCCTCCTTTTCCGACCAAATTATCTGATACCCACATCACAAAACACCATTATAATCCAAAAGAAcaaaagaaaaatggcaagaagaagaagaagctaacCTAAGTTGAAACCATCAGTGCCCTCAGAGATTTCTTCAAAAGAGAAGCATTTCCAAATGGGTCTCTGAAAAGACTCGGTTCCTACAACTCCAATAGTCTTCTTCACCATTGGGGTTTGGACCTTTCTTCTCTACTGCTGCTTCTTTGCCACTGCCACGTTTGCTGAGCTCTACACTAATTAGAATCTAGATGTAAGAGAAAATGAACGTGAGAAAGATGAGAGAAGCTATCAGAGGAAGAGTGATTAGGGCGAGATAGAGGAGAACACGAGAGAGGAGTAGGAAAAAAATaaagatatatgtttttagtttcCCTCTAAATAAATTCACTAACCTGCCAATTTTACACTATAACACATTttatgttctatttttttttacctagcttttataatactttttcaatagtctTATAACCATGTGTTGTGAAAAGgggtttttcttgtagtgccaccccacacacataacaagccttagcccgacattcgcctggatggcatcttctgcacctcgtgcactctggatagctcctccatgtatcaccaccTTCCTAATGACCACCCTGAACACCCTGACCCCACTATCAGGACCagtagcggtcgaagtgtcaggggtcttcctcttcaaatcactggggcctctacccctaccagacccagaatatggaggcaccgtcCTGCGAAACTCCCGCCTCGCAgaattctccctccagatcttgttctccacttcctcaacattaagagccttctcaacagcctgggcataagtcgtccccccaggtactgttgtaattctcacatcccgggctatcattacattaagccccctaataaatcagtcctgcctagctgcatcagtaggcacaagatatggtgcaaacttcacaagtctatcaaacttcagggcatactctgtaactgtcatgttgccctaaactaaccccacaaattcattaaccttcgctTCCCTTACGACAAcgttgtaatacttctgactgaataaatccttgaatccattccaacccaaagtagtaacatctctagtctgtgacgCCACTACCTACCAAATGCAGACATCctttctcaacatatatgtggcacaggccaccctgtcatgaccctctaccctcatgaagtccaagatagtagtaatcatactcatccactgttcgacctttagtggatctggtcccccctcaaaagttggaggatgatgtctcctaaaccgctcatacaacaattcctacctattcccaacctccaatggctatacaactggtgccactataggtggcacaatggatgcagcactccctgacggagtcTACTGTCTCAGAAGACATATCTGTTCTTCTTGGCTCTGAAGCtgagcttgcatgtctgccataatctgctgctAGTTTGCAAGGACTGGCAGAGGGTTttagccctggtcatcatctctatcCTCAGACCCAGTGCTAGCTAGTCATCTAGATCATCTTGGACGGATAGCTATCAAAGTTactctacaatcaacgactcggcggtcagactatgatgacagggtaacagtCTTTCCACGAATCACCATTGTAATGCaaacaatcacaagcaatcaagacaTAACAGTTTCTCCAAATATTTATCCACGTGCAATAGCAATTCTAATAatcatgcctcaatatcatcagatactagtcaagggccaggccctatcagtatctcatgcttcctattaatcaaacagataacaacaatcatagttctttccaatcacttaagcatataaacatgaatacataattaccaaaccctgagtcgagcttgtctttagcggcgaatgtacatgtccatccagtcttcaggaacccttaaacctagaccgctctgataccaagttgtaacgccctggataaccaagactgttacattgggggtttataaaggtgcaagacttgctaaccaagtcatttagttgaaaatgtgacactaaaccattattgaactagggttaaaagattttggccataaaagataaattttcatttaaataagcaTTTGAtatacgggatcccaaaaaaaaggTTAAataatagtttacaaaattttcaaaggttatgtacaaccacaagccactctattgGAAAAATTGGAAATTTAGGGTCTCCTGACACTGTATCAtctctcggccgtggcggccgagcagccgactatgtacattcagccctcaaagctctccaaatcagggttggtccagcttacccttgcctttacatgcaccacgtagctcctgtgagccaaggcccaacaagaaaaccatatacagAGCATAACCAATAACAGTAATCAAATAAATCATAAGTCATTAATCAGATACTCAACaaaccacattgttcacataatcagtgataacagTCAACAAACCAGCAATCTATCATCCAGATAATTAACATGCCACGATCATCGAATTAACAAcggtgcccttaggtcgcaccctttgtttatcccactgactctgactcgcttaggccgagctcactgattatataattaaccttagCTACAAATGGTTGAGCCGTGTCCTGTGCGTAAATATtaattttggcactcttaggttgtttatttcatgctcacatggcataataccatcatacaacattgcataaaagtatagggaactcttagtcccaacatagccacacaattgggtgtagttttcttacctttgattctgagcagAGATGGTGAGCTGATGTCGAGCacggtccttagcctcgagcctcaatgataaacctagtcacaaaggccaTGGATAtctagcccccgagacctcagtttctactaaactgggtagtagaaattgtcaccagcccctaggttcgaaccctcgaGCCCTAACAACCCTAAGAACACATCTAAGCTCATAACTCCCAGGCGGGTCatgacttggctcagcaagtcacgacttgccccaagtcagagagcaagctttCACGCTAAAGGGGAGGCAATTCGCAACTTGGCCAAGCaagccgcggcacgcccccaagtcaaagagctcCCTGGACCAAAAGGCCCACACGCGTCGCAGTGCCCCTAggctgggtcgcggtgcgccctgcgaacccagagaaaacctaggttttctcctccttctcttaGCCAAGAACACCTATGTTTGCCTAGAATTTTCCTCAAAAAGTTCCCAAATTCAATACCATTCAGCAACAAACTCATAACTAACTTACACATTTTAACCACTCAAAAACCTCAGTGTTATCCCTCGATTATTAGCTCAATTCAACTAGGAATCAACATTCAAAAGCCCATATTTAAACCTACTCTAAGCTTCAAAGCACTCAGCTCAATTCTACATAATTAAACCCAATTCATCTAATAATTATACCCAGAAATCCAGCAAAATTCAAAGTTAAAACCACAATCCTTACCTTAATTATGACTAAGCTCCTCCCAATTTTCCATCTTCAACTCCAACATAAATTCCTCTCCAACTTCTTCAAAGGTCACCAGCCTAAAAACTAGCCTAAGTCCTTGTTCCTTAGCTTCAACTCAAAagagagcaagagagagagagagagatagagagatacgtgggagagagagagagctgagaaagagtcttctttttccttctttctttgaatATTTCCACCATATTCTATTTACTCTTAACAATTCTGAATATATCATCTAagcaaatgaccatattgcctcTCCAAAGTATATAACCTTTAACTAAAATCTAGGGATAgaatggtcatttattcccaattcccactaactcctcaagtgttcctaatatttaccatttaaattccatcatccaattattcaccaattattttccccaatgtctaataatctccaatatatctcctaaattcccgaaaatacccctaggctcccctgagccaggtataaatccccgccgtgactatttctccaaaccgctcactaggaccctctcgagccatatgctgcaaatatatccacataataatctagtctcaacaatttaccacaacatttatgccctcaacgggcaaaaattacaaatatgcccctataagctaatcagggcctacatccatattaatactcataacacatgcatttcacatatccatataatcatataagcatgcttatcacataatcatgcattaaatcatttaaatcacacataaaccaattatgtcctctcgacacactaatcaaggcccttaagccttattagtgattttgggttgttacacgaATGCTTGAATGTATCCCCATAATAGTAGGGAGTACATAGCTTCTCAATGGTGGATTAGCTTCAGCTGCATTACccatatttgaatttttgttgaCACAATATTTGCGTTCTCAGCCATGGAAAAGTCCAATCTTTTCTTTATCTTGCGATTTTCTTTGCACGTTCtgtcaatttcaagatctatcggTATGAGTGCCTTTTGTCTACTTCCccgcatataccaataattctTAAAACAAACAACATCCTCGATCCGAATAATTGTAAAATATagaaaccaaattagaacaaacaacaattaattttgatattggaaattaagttcctggcaacggcgccaaaaacttgatcgtgaaAATTGTGTACACAAGTgtacacaatcgattcaagtaatacaGATGAtaaaatagagtatcgttcccacaaagactatttcCCAATTACCTGtaattgttctttaatttctatttggcaaacaaagtttagatgaatgaatttaattttaaaattgtaaataactatgaacaaaaataactaattaaaagataaaaatctattaaaaagacctagggtgttaatttcattaaCTTTTCATTATACTAATTTcattaatcaattctaaatttctttctttctattctgaTAGCAGGTAAacataaatcaattcctattctttttcaagatataagatgtcatcctatatgcaggttttctacatctctgtgataaacttatagcaggcattaagcatgaaaacctaattactacacaagccatacaggtactttcgtccaatatgtaacctatgtctatataacaatagcatattcaattctcatctttcgaattttgaatcaaaatcattaatcaagcaaatattgatcaagtatttactagcattaagcacacattatatagattagaatataGAAGAAAAATTAATAGAACATCgtaattaaattagatagaaatataagtgactacattaaaccctagataaaaatgtttagttcatatcagccatgactaaatcaacaaaataataattcagaaacataagattcaaaaacttgaagaagaaggaaaaatataaaaatgcagaaagactagtctaagaatcaaaattagtctctaaaaatgtAGTTAAAATATGACCTCCTAACCTAATTGAACCCTAAGtctgaatttatagtaaaaaaaatacaaatcctTTGTTTTTCATATGCAGGACATTATTTGGCCTTCTCTAGATTGCGGCCCATGTCAATTTTTGAAGTTTCTCTAAATCTGCGTAAGTCTTCAAGCGCCGCGACTCAGGTATCTCAAGTCGCGGCCTGTGTCCATAATGTCCCCTTGCTTAGCCTCTGACTTCCCCTTGCGCCCCGACTTATAAGGGCAAGTCGCAGCACTAATTCCTTTCAACAGCCTTGTGTTTCTGACTTGTCTAGAGTCGTGACTTAATAAGCTCAAGTCGCGAGCCCAATTCAATTATTTCTCAAATTAAGTCTTTCAACCTCGTTTCTTCATCACAAACTGACTTTTACTCGTCCTTAGCATCATTTTGAGTTGAACAACCACCAAGAGCTTCTtttttcctccattttctcttctttttacatttttccCATGATTCTACCCACCGACCTacaactaagacaaacaaaaatgtaatcttgcacaaaacacacataaggAGTCAAGATTACCGCAAAAATACattctaaaacgacactaaaatgaagttatcaccTTCAGAGATGGTCCCCACATGCCCATTCACTTGGGGAGGTCTGTGGACTATCTGTTGTTGCAGGGCTACAAGTACTGTACCTGGAGCCTGAGGGGCTGCAAGCTATACGGATGTTACCGCGGCCAGGGCTTGAGCCTAGCATGGTCCATCCCAAGCATACTGGAAAAGGTGTCCTAGTTTGATGAgattttcgatctcatccttgagttggcaacactcattggtgtggtgcctcACATCATTATGAATATGGCAAACTTGTTGGGGTATCGCATTTCCCTGTCTCTCCGAATGGGTTGTGGCTTCCGGTAATGGACGTATTGTTCTTTGTCCACAAAGATGTTCTCCACAGAGACCATTAAGTCAGTGTACTCAAATTATTGCGAAACATACTTCTCGTCAGGGGCAGTTCCCTATACTCTCTGTAATTTCCCAATTCCCTTGGGCTTTCTGCCCTGGCCTTTTCCCCAGTGCCTACTGCTACTGGGGGTCTGGATAGGTGAGGTGGACTGGGATGGAGTAGCAACTCTAGCATTAAATGCAGGTTGATAAGCATTGTACCCAGTGGGCGCTACTCCTTATCCCATCAGAATAGCACTAAAACCAACCGGTGGCACGACACTAAAGCCAACTGGGGGGATAATCGGACTGGATTGGGCTCCCACCACACTATGTTGGACAGATGTGTAGGGTTAATACTGGGTCCTCGAAGCCACGGGACCTGGCGCCGTCGGAGCAGGAAAAACGATGGGCCCCCCAAATGCTCCAATCTGGGCATCTTCCCAGCTAATATACTCTTATGCTCGGCGAATGAAGTCGTAAAGCCTTCAGCATCCTCTCtgctggaggtcatcccataaCAAGGACCCCGCGTGAATGCTGGCATGTAAGGCCATCAGTTGCTGGCCGtcatcgaccctcttggtccttggagcttcctccttgaagcattTGACGTAAGCTTTGAGGGTCTtgaaaggtcc is a window of Humulus lupulus chromosome 4, drHumLupu1.1, whole genome shotgun sequence DNA encoding:
- the LOC133830681 gene encoding probable receptor-like serine/threonine-protein kinase At5g57670; translated protein: MVKKTIGVVGTESFQRPIWKCFSFEEISEGTDGFNLDNLVGKGGYVEVYKGVLRNGDEIAVERLTKTALDERKEKEFLTEIGSIGHVHRRNVLSLLGCCIDSGLYLIFQFSSIGYVASLLHGENLTPMDWKTRYNIAIGTIFVSLKPKIAKYQSQDLKKKKNNKGKGHTTILQFHSSSSPNLRPFSCSDLALHLHNE